The window CCAAGGGCGTCGAAATGGTCATGCCCGGTGACAACATCGATATGGAAATCAAATTGATCACCCCCATCGCCATCGAGCAAGGTTTGCGCTTCGCTATCCGTGAAGGCGGCCGTACCGTCGGTTCGGGCGTGGTTGCCAACATCATCGAGGACTAATCGGTCTTACGTCAACAAACTTGGGGTGCGCTTTTGGGTGCACCCCATTTTTTACGGCAACGAGTCGCCCGCCGTCGTGCATGACGATCGGTTGACGGCGCTTCGGCGTTTGGGCAAATACGAAACCCCACTACGAGAATACTAACCGTATGAGCAGACGTTCTATCACCAAAAATATCTATCGAAACACGCTCTTCGAGGGCGTGATACGCGGCAACCGCAAAGGGTTCGCCTTTTTGGCGCGCTCGGATGGGGGCGAGGATATGTTCATCTCGCACGAAAATCTGCACGGCGCACAGCACGGCGACACGGTACAATGCCGCCGACTCTATTCGGACGACGTGGAAGTCGTCAAGATATTGAAGCGCGGCGTCACCCAACTCATCGGCACCCTCAAGGTGTACCGCAACGGCTGTTTCGTCGTACCCGACGAGGAAGCCTACTATACCGATATTCACGTGGATGACCTCGTAGAGGGCGCCAAAAACGGCTACAAGGTCGTGGTGGACGTGGTGGACTACCCCAAGGGCTGCAACCCCGAGGGCGTCATCCGCCGCGTATTGGGCAAAGCGGGCGAGAAGCAAAGCGAGGTGCTGAGCTGTCTGTACCGCTACGGCTTCGCGGACGTCTTCCCCGAGGACGCGCTCAACGAGGCGGCTTCGCTGACGATGGGCGAAGCGGAAGAGGATAGGGCCGACCTGCGCGATCTGCTCACCATCACCATAGACGGGGACGACGCCAGGGATTTCGACGACGCCATATCCATCTCCAGGACCAAGGGCGATGGCTACGAGTTGTGGGTGCATATCGCGGACGTGTCGCATTACGTTCGTGAGGGCAACCCCATCGACCGCGAAGCGTACCAACGCGCCACCAGCGTGTACTTCCCGCGACAGGCGTTCCCCATGCTGCCCGAGGCCTTGTCCAACGACCTTTGCTCGTTGATGCCCGACCGCGACCGATTCTGCCTCAGTTGCCGTATGCGTTTCACCGCGCACGGCGAACGCAAGGACGTCTATCTCACCAAGAGCGTCATTCATTCGGCCTACCGTATGACATACCGCAAAGTGCAGGGCATTCTGGACGGGGACGAAACCCTTTGCCGCCAATACGAGCCCATCGTCAAAATGCTGACGACCGCCACCGACCTTGCGCGGCTGTTGCGCAAAAAACGCATAGACCGAGGCGCCATCGACTTCTCCGCGCACGAGACGACCGTTCTCTTCGACGGGGAGCGCATCGAAGGCGTCGTACCCGCCGAGATCACCGAATCCAACGCCGTCATAGAGGACTTTATGATCGCCGCCAACGAGGCGGTGGCCTCCACCTTGGAACGCGCGGGTTACCCCTGCGCCTACCGCGTGCACGACGTGCCCGAAGAGGACAAGTTGCACCAACTGACGGCCTTTGCCGAATGTTTCGGGCTGGCGCCCGAAGGGCGTTACCTCAACGAAAAGGAGATATGCGACTTTGTGCGCGCCGTAGCCGAAACGCCCTATGGCGACGTCATCAGCACGGTGGCCATTCGCTGTATGCAAAAGGCCAAGTACAGCCCCTTCAATATCGGGCATTACGGATTGGGCAGCGAGTGCTATTGCCATTTCACCTCGCCCATTCGCCGCTATCCCGACCTCATGGTGCACCGCATGGTCAAGTTGTACCTCGAGCGAAAGGGCGCGCCCCTTGCGGACGAGGAAAAGGACGCCCTCACCGAGGCGATGGAGTCTGCCTGTATGCATTGCAGTATGCAGGAACGCGCCGCCGAAAAGGCCGAGCGCGATATCGTGCACTACTACGAGGCCGTGTATATGCAGGAGCACCTGGACGGGCATTTCTCGGCCGTGGTGTCGGGCATGACCACCCGCATGATGTTCGCCACCCTGCCTTCGGGCATCGAGGGGGGCATACCCGTCGAGGATATGCACGACAGTTTCTACTACGACCCCCTGCGCTACCGTCTGGTGGGACAGCATAGCGTCTACCGCATCGGCGACACGGTGGAAGTGGTGGTCACAGGGGCCGATCCCACCTCTCGCCGCATTCGCTTCGCGCTCGTGCACAAGGGCGCGACCATCGCCGACGTAGCCCGTATGGAGCAACACAAACCCCCCAATGGCGTGCACGGCACCGTGCGCACCCGCGACCACAAACCGCCCAAACGCAAGCAAAAAGGGCGCCGCAGATAGCCGCCCCGCCGCACGCGCGGAAATTTGCTATTGCCTTTTGGCGTAAAATAGAGTATAATACTAACTATATGAAGAAATCCAACGAGGGTAGCCTCATCGCTACCAACAAAAAAGCCTATCACGACTACTTTATCGAGGAGACCTACGAGGCGGGCATCGTGCTGGAAGGCAGCGAAGTCAAGAGCCTAAGACAGCACAACGTCAGCTTCGTGGACAGCTACGTGCGCATAGACGGCTACAACGTATTCGTCGTCAACCTGCATATCTCTCCCTACGAGAAAGGCAGTTTTTACAATCCGCCCGCCAAACGCGAGCGGCGTCTCCTTTTGACCAAACGCGAGATCAACAAGTTGCGCGCGATGGTCGAACGCAAAGGCTACACCCTCGTGCCCACCAAACTCTATTTCAAGCAATCCTTGGTGAAGGTGGAAGTGGGCGTGGCCAAAGGCAAACACACCTACGACAAGCGCGAGGATATGCGCAAAAAGGCCATCGAGGAGAATAATCGCCGTTATGAGGATTAGTTTCTCGGCATAATTCGGTTGAAAGCGGCATACAACGAGATAAATCCCCCACCCGAAAGGAAAGGAGAAAGTATGAAAAAAGTATTGTGCATAGCGTTGATAGCGGCGCTCGCCTTGGGCCTGTTCGCCTGCAATCTCATCAACAAGGCCACCATAGAGACCTACGACTTCGAGACCCGCAACTACACCCAAGCGACGGGCGACGTGTCACCCACCTCGGCCATTGACGAAATCAATATCGATTGGGTAGCCGGCTCGGTACGCGTGATGGTGGGCACGCAGGACAACATCACCGTGCACGAATCGGGCGTAGGCGCGTCGGCGTCCATACCCCTGTGCTACCGCGTCAACAACGCCACCCTCTCCATCGCTTTCGCCAAAGACGGCACCAAGATCCGCAACGTGTCCAAAACTTTGGTGGTCACCATACCCGCCGAACACTTGCTCACCCGTCTCAGCGTCAACGCGGTCGCGGCCAACGTGGCGGTAGACCCCGCCGTCGTGGGCGAACTCAACGTGGACAACGTATCGGGCCGCGTGGAATGCACCCTGAACGCCATCGCCAAGACCCGTCTCAACACCGTGTCGGGCAACGTCAATCTGCGCGCGGCTTCGACCAAAGAGGTGGAAGTCGAAACGGTCTCGGGCACCATCAATCTCAATCTCCCCGTCGTGGACGAGGTAGAGGCCAAGTCCGTGTCGGGCAACGTCACCTTGGCGTTGGCCAAGGACGCGTCCTTCGCCATGAACGTTTCCACCGTGTCAGGGCGCGTGTCCACGGGCGACTTCGCCTGCACCAAGTCGGGTAGCCGCTACCTCTCGGGCACGGGCAAGATCCGCATCGAGGTCGAAACCACCTCGGGCAACGTAACGCTCAAAACCGCATCCTGACGGCGGCGCGACCAACGGAGAATAGCCGTACACGCGGCATTGCATCATCAAAAACGCCTTTCGCATCATACGAAAGGCGTTTTTCGTTCTTATTGTCGGCGTGCGCAGATTCTACGCCCGCCGCGGCGCTATCGCGGCCGACGTAGATTATTCGGACATGCTGACGCGCAAAGCGGGTACGACGCCGAGATTTGTGAGGCAATTGTAGTCGAGATTGCCGGCGCCGCCATAGTATTGGATAAACCGCGTGTAGTTGCCGAAGTAATAGTGGGGCGAACGGATCCACCAGGAGGCGTAGCAACTGTACTCGTTTTCTCCGTAGTAGGTTCCCATTTTTCATAGACGCCCCGGCTCTCGGCATAGTCCGTACACAGTTTGACGCGCGCCCCGCCTTCTCCCCAATAGTCGCCGTCAAAGCCGTAGGCGGTCTTGGTCGCTTCTTGTCCGGACGATTATGCCGATGGCAACCAAAAACGCCGAGCACACGGCTCGGCGTTCTCGATCGGACGCATATCAATAACCGATGCATTCCTGCTTAATGAAGGCGTTGCCGCGTTTCATCAAAAGGACGTTGTCCCCGCTGACGATATACGCGGTGACGTTGTACTCGCCGGCTTGGAAACCCTCGGCGGGCGCCAAGGGGATGGTGACATACACCACGCCTTCCGTACGCTCCACGGCGGCGGGTTGCTCCTCGCCCTCCGCAGGCTCGGCGGGCGTCTCGGCCTCGGCCTTCTCGTACTCGTACACCAAGGTCTCGGAAGCGGCGGGCAACAGCGCCACCAACTGTTGTTGCGTGGTGGCGGCGGTGATATTGCCACCCTCCAAAGCGGCGGTCAATGCCGCGTAGATTTGGTCGGCGGCGGTGCGCAACGTCGTTCTTTGCTGCTCCATACGTTCAGCCTGCGCGGCTCTTTCTTCGGCGGCGGCTTTACGCGCGGCGGCGTTCTTCTTCAACAATTCCAACGCGGGGGCGAGCATCTTGTTGATGGCGCCTTTCTTAAACTTGCCGTCCTTGGTCTTGTACAACTTTTGGTTGCGCTCGTAGTTCTCCTCGTTGCTCAAGGTCGCCTTGTAGGTCTCGTTGCGATAGATAACGTTGACGTAGTAGTTTTGGTTGACGTAGTCCTTGTTGCTGCTGCTGTAGGACGCTACGAAGTGATAGTTGTACACGGGGAACTCGGGCGAGCCCTCTACCGTCTCGTCCTTGTAGTTGTAGGTGATATACTCCATCGTTTCGATATCCACGCTGTCTACGTTGAGCCACAAGTCGTCTATCCACTCGCCGGTGGTCGAAGACTTGGTGCCGTTGATCAACTCCACGAACGTGTCCATGGCCTTTTGCGCGGCGGCATCTTTGACTTTGGCGGCGGCGCAACCCGCGAGGAGCGCGCCCAGCACGGCCACGATGAGTACGACTGCGATTAACTTTGATTTCATACGAAACCTCCAAAAGGTAAATTGCTATCTCAATTATATCCCGCGCGCAAGGCTTTGTCAACCGTCCTTCAAAAATCGTGCGTTTTCGCCCATCTTGACGCGCAAGGTGCGCCCGACGGCGGGTTTATTCGGGTTTTACCACGGCCAACTGCGCGTATCCTTGCGCCGCCAGATACCGTAGCACCGAGGCGGTCAGCTCTTCTCCCGCGATGACCGAGGGCACGGCGGGCGGACACTTGACGGGCAAATACGCGAGCACTCTGCCCTCGCAACGGTCGATGGGCAAAACTTCGCGCGGAGCGAAATAGGCCTCACGCACGCTCATCGCCCGAGGCGGCAAGGACGGCAAAGTGAGCATTGGCGGATGCAAATCGCCCGTTTGCATATGCAATAGCGTTTGCACCGCCCGCTCCAAGTGCTCGGGGGGCGTGTCGGCGGACGCCATCAATATGAGGTAATCACGGTCGGCGTACTCCTCGACGACTTTCTCCTCGTTAAGAAGCCGCGCCGTAGCGACGCCGCTCGTTCCCATCGACGGACAGTACAACGTCAATTTGAGCGGCTCGTCCCCCACACATTGCCAGCCCTTTTCGGTCAGGCGCTTCTTAGCGTCCGCTATCATCTCGGCCATTTCGGCGATACACCCGATGTAGCCCGGCGCCGTAAGGCAAGCGTTGGTGCGGTCGAGCGACGCCAGCACGAGGTAGGACGGGCTGGTGGACGCCACCGACAGCATGGCCTCTTTGGCGTTGTCGGGGAAATAGTCGGGGCAAGTCGCGCCGAAATGCAGATACGCCGCGCCCGTCAACGCGGGTAGCGTTTTGTGCGCCGAATCGCATACGATATCCGCGCCTTGGTCCAAGGGATGCGCGGGAGAAGGCAAAAAATGCAGGTAGGTACCGTGCGCATTATCCACCAAGAGCAATACGCCCAGACGATGACAGACCTCGGCGATGGCCGCGACGGGTTGTACGTTGCCGAGGTAATCGGGCGAAGTCAGATAGACGGCGATGGGCCGAATAGGCATACCACGTAGGTGGGTTTCGAGCGCCACAGCGTCCACGGGGCAGGCAAGGGCCGTCGCCTCGGGCGAACGAAACCACTCTACCGACAACCCCGTCTGCGCCAAAGCGGACACGAAGGATTGGTGCACGTTGCGAACGGCCAGCACCAAGGGCGCTACGCCCGTATCCGCGGCGTACCGCCGAAGAAGCCACGCCGCCGTAAAAATGCACAAGGACGAACCGCCCGCCGAATATACGGTGCGTTTGCTACCGAACAACTCGGTCGCCACGGCTTCGCTTTGGGCGATGATACCGTCGGGGACGGGACAATACAACGAGTCCGCGTCGCGTATCTCGGTGATATCGTACGGCTCGACGCCCAAACGGGGACGACCTTTGTGCCCCGGCATATGCAGACGGACAGGCGAGCCGTCTTGGTATTCACGCAAAAAGCGCAGAATGGGCGTAGGGCATGGCATACTACTCGTTCTTCCCCTCCAACTGTTCGGCGATCTGCAAATAGATGGCGCACTCCATGCGCTTGCGGAACAAGGTGCAGCCGTACTCGTAGACGCCCGTCACCTTGCCCGTCGCGTGGTAGGCGTTGGCGGCACAGCCGCCCGAACAATACAGTTGCGCCCAGCAATCCCGACATTCGGGGTGCGCGTACACGTTGCAGTCGGCGAAGGGCTGCTGCCGCTCGGGATGGGTGACGCCCTCCCATACGTTGCCCAAAAGGAACTGCTCCTCGCCCACGAATTGATGGCAAGGATACAAGTCGCCCGTAGGCGTCACGGCCATATACTCGGTGCCCGAACCGCAACCAGAAATGCGCTTGTACACGCAAGGGCCGTCCGTAAGGTCTATCATATAATGATAGAAAGTGAAGGGTCTGCCCTCTTTGTAGCGGGCGAGCATCAGCGCCGCCAAGTCCTCGTATTGCCGCAAAACGACGGGCAGATCCTCTTGGGTGAGGGCCGAGGGGGAGGTGGGATCGCATACGACCGGCTCCATCGACAACTCGGTGAAGCCCAAGTCGAGCATACATTTGACGTCTTCCAAAAAGTCGGGGTTGGCGTGCGTAAAGGTGCCGCGCATATAGTAATTCTTGCCCCCGCGCGCCGCAACCAAACGTTGAAATTTGGGCACCACTTTGTCCCAACTGCCCCGCCCCGCGTGGTCTACGCGATAGCGGTCGTGAATCTCCTTGCGCCCGTCGAGGCTCAGGACGACGTTGCTCATCTCGCGGTTGACGAAGTCTATCAAATCGTCGTCGATGAGTAGGCCGTTGGTGGTCAAAGTAAAGCGGAAACGCTTCTTCGTTTCCTTCTCGCGCGAGCGGGCGTATGACACCAATTCCCGTACCACGTCCATGGCCAAAGTGGGTTCACCGCCGAAAAAGTCCACCTCGAGATTGGTGCGCGCGCCCGAGTTGGCGATGAGGAAATCGAGGGCCTGTTTACCCACCTCTACGCTCATCAATGCGCTTTGGCCGTGGTACTTCCCCTGCCCTGCGAAACAGTAGGCGCAGGCCAAATTGCAACTGTGCGCAATGTGCAGACAAAGCGCCTTGACCACGCCCTTATTTTTGTCTTTCAGTTTGTCCGCCAACGGACGGAAGGTATCGGGCGCAAAAAGTTGCCCCGCCAAGCGAAGGGATCGTATCTGCTCGAAGCACTCGGCAATCTCGGCCTCGTCCTTCGCGGGGAACTCGGCGCGTATGGTCTGCAACAATGTTTCTTGGGAAGGCTCGTCCCGCAAAAGCTCTATCATTCGATAGGCCACGTCGTCCACGACGTGTACCGAACCCGAAAACGTGTCCAGCACTATGTTGTAGCCCCCCATTCGGTAGGTGTGAATCATATCTTTACATAAAAAGTGCCGCTTGGTGAGCGGCACTGACTTTCGGCTTTGACTTATTTGTCTTTCTTTTCGTTCTCACATTTTTGGTTTGCGATACCGCAACTGGTCTTGCAAGCCGATTGGCAACTCGTTTGGCACTCGCCGCAGCCGCCGTTCTTGGCGCTCTCGCAGAGATTACGGGTATTCACGGTAATGATGTGTTTCATACGTCCCTCCTATTAAACTTGGTGATGATATTATATTACACCTTTTGGGCGCGCTTGTCAACCGTCTTGTCTATTTTGCGCGCGCGCCCGCCGATTTTACCGTTTCGGGCGGTATTTAAGCAGCATTTCTTTGTCCTCGGGGCTAACGCGGCAACTGTCGCGGCACTTGGACACGGCCTTGCGCGCCACGAACTCGTTGTATTTGCCCTCTTCCAAAAAGACAAGCGTCTTGTCCCTTTGCTTGGTGAAACATTCGGAGACCAGCCAAGCGACCGCCATATTGACGTAATACTCCTTTTCCGTTTGCAACGCGGGCAACGCCGCCAAAATGGCGTCGACGGTATCCTCATCGACGATTTTGAGCATGACGATAAGCCCCAGCCGCCGCACGAACGGGTATGCGGACGCAAGACACGGCTTAGCAAACGCGAGATAGTCCGCGGCGGGCGCTTTGGTGAACGTCAGGCAGTCCGTCCCCGCCCAAGTGTCCGTTTGGGCGGCGTAGCGCAACAAAAGCGGCTTCTGCTCCTCAAAAGGCAAATAGCATATCAGTTGACCGAGTACGGCACTTGCGGTGTAGTTGTCCCACCGCCAATGCGCGATGAAGGCGCGCAAATTGCCCTTGGCGATTTGCCGCACGATGCGTTTGACCTCGGTAGCGGGCACGGCCAAACACGGCATACGCGTATTGAGAATGCGCCCTTCCCACCGCGCCTTTTCTTCGCCCTTGCCCAACGAACGCAGGTAGGTCATAAAGGCGTCCATATCTTCGGTCGTCCAATCCTCGCGCACAAGTTGCATCGTCATTCCCCTTCTTCGGCCGTCGCGGGGCCTTTCGCGTCCGTCGATTCGTCCGCAAGGGCGGTTCCCTCTGCGGTATCCGCGGCGACTTCTTCCTCTGCGGCTTCCCGTTCGGCGGCCGCTTGCGCCTCGCGTTCGACGACCACGGCCTTGATCTCTTCCATCTTGGCCTCGTTGAGGAAACACTTCTTACGATACAATATCATGGCCACCACCAAAAACGCGATGGGGATAAGGCACATACACAACAGCATGATATTTTTGTTGGCGGTGGGTACGCTCTTGGTGAGCGTCTCTATCTGCGCCAATTTGTCCGCTTGCTGCTCGGCGGTCAACGACCCCATCGCGTCGAACTTGTTTTCCACGTCCGAGATGGCGTTGGTGGTGGCCAGCACGCCCGCGACGATGTACACGACGGACACCAGCCCCACCGAAATGGCCGAGCCTAGTTTGTTGACCAAGGGGCGCAAAGAGAAGATGAGCCCTTCCTCGCGCTTGCCCGTCTTGTACTCGTTGTACTCCACCGTATTGGCGATATTGATGGTCATGACCATATAGAAGCCGCCGCCCCACCCCGTGAGACCGAAGGCCACCATCATCAGGATAAACTTGAGATTGAGGTGCAGGTGCAACCCCAAGAGGTTGAGGTCGAAACCTTTGGTTTCGGGTATGACCAAGCCGAAGAGGAGTATCAACGCGTAGGCGGCGATGATGGCGAACACCGTGGAATAGAGCGTCTTGTTGCGCCCCAACTTCTTGCCCAACGCGGGGTAGGCCACGGTAAACACCACGCTCAAAACGCCCATTACGGCGTAAAACAGCATACCGTACAACCCTTCGTAACCGAATTCAAAGTAGAGGTACATCGTGCAAAGCCCCGCGCTGACCACGCCGGTGCCCACGTTGTACAAAAGGAGAATGATCGCGCTCCACAACAGTTGGTCGTTGTGAGTGATGGTGCGGAAAATATCCTTGACCTTGAGCCGCGGCGTTTTGATGAAATTGTCGGGCAAAGGCTTTTCTTTGACGCCGAGAATGGTAAACAACTGGAAGCCTATCATCAACCCCGCCGAAATCAAGGACAGCACGGCGTAGGCGCGCTTGGCGCTGCCGAACACCGCCGCGCCGATTTGGCCCGTCGTCAGCAAGGGGATCAAGACGCCCGACGCACCGCCGCCGATGGTCACGGCGATTTGGGCGACCGAGGTCAATTTGTTGCGCGAATCGTTGTCCGAGGACAAGGTGGGCAGCATACCCCAATAGGAAATGTCGTTCATCGTAAAGGTGATGCTGAACATAAGGTAGATAAACGCCAAAAAGCCGATGAACGCCCAATGATCGAGGTTGATCGTGTACAATAGCACCACCACCGCAGAGGTAAGCACCGCGCCGATGAGCTGCCACGGCTTGTACTTGCCCCACTTGGTGCGCGTGTTCTCCACCACGCCCCCCATCACGGGATCGTTCAACGCGTCGAAGATGCGCGCGCCCACCACGATGAAGGTAATGGCCCCGAGTTCCGCCGACGTCAGATTCTTGGTCAGCAGAATAAAGGTCATCATATAGGTATTGAAGAGGTTGTAAATAAAATCCCTTCCTATCGTTCCCAACGGGAACATAATGAGGTTTCTCGTGGATATCTTGTCCGATTTGACGTCGGCAACGGTGCCTTTTTCCTTCATACGCGCATCTCACAAAGTTGGTATAGTACCATTATACACTAATACCCACCCGTTGACAAGATGCAATTTCGAGGTCTTTACACGAAAAAGGTGCGACCGAAGTCGCACCGTCTCAAAGGTATATCCGCATATACCTCGGCGCGGGCGGGGGCGTTTTTCGCGCGGCAGGCAAAGCCTCAACCGCGATTATACGTACCTATTTCCCCCTATACGTCCCCGCCAAAACGCGCCATTCGCGTCTTCGTCCCACGACAAGACGCGGTCGGTTTTCGTATCTTCACGGCCGCTTGCCACAGCGACCTTTCGTCTTCGCCTGCGGTTACCCGCCTTTCGCGTCTCGCGGCCATCGAGTAGGCCGCGGCGCGGCGTTCGCCCTTGCGGAGGCACGAGAGGACACGACAACACACGACGAATCCGACCAGGCTGACGAGCCAAAGGAAAGGAAAGGATAAAAGGAGATAAGAAACGAAACTGACGACCGTAACGATCGCCGCAACAACAAGAACAAGGAGTATGTATGCGACCTGTTCGCCGTCGGATTGTCGTGTGTCGGAATGGTTTTTCATCTTCGGTTGCCTCCTGCGCACTTATCATACGACGAATTTTTGCCTTTTGCAAGGCCGAGTTGTTCGTATAATCGTACACCTTGGAGATTTTGCGATATTTTTTCCGCGCAAATAGCGCATTTTGGGGCAAAAGGTGCATTGACAACGGGGGCTCTCGGTGGTAAGATGGTAGTGGAATATTACCGTACACGGTAAAAAGGAGAAGATTATGGCAAAAGTTATTTTGGATTGGAAAACTGCATACGACTTCGTCACGGATGCCTTCGTGGGCGTGGGCGTACCCCGCGAGGACGCCGAGATCTGCACCGACGTTTTGCTCGAATCGGACAAGCGCGGCATCGAATCGCACGGCTGCAACCGCTTCAAACCCATCTATATCGACCGCATTCTGGCGGGCATTCAAAACCCCGTCACCAATTTTGAAATCGTCAAAGAGACCGAGACCACGGCCGTGGTGGACGGTCACGACGGCATGGGACAGGTCATCGGCTACAAGGCGATGAGCCTCGCCATCGCCAAGGCCAAACGCTACGGCATGGGCATGGTCGTGGTGCGCAACAGTTGCCACTACGGCATCGCGGGCTACTACCCCACCATGGCCACCAAGGCGGGCTGCATCGGCATCACGGGCACCAACGCGCGTCCCTCGGTCGCGCCCACCTTCGGCGTGGAGGGTATGTTCGGCACCAACCCCCTCACCATCGGCATTCCCACCGACGAGGACTTCGACTTTCTCATCGACTGCGCCACTTCCATCACCCAAAACGGCAAGGTGGAGTATTACGAGCGCATCGGCGAGCCCGTACACCCCGGCACCATCATCGACCTGGAAGGCAAACCCGTCGAGGGCGACGCGGGCGTGGCGCTCAAGATGATCCGTCAAGGCAAAGCGGCCCTCACCACCCTGGGCGGCATCGGCGAAGCCTTGGGCGGCTACAAAGGCTACGGCTACGCGATGGTCGTGGAGATCCTGTCCGCCGCCTTGCAGGACGGCGAATACGGCAAGGCGTTGAACGGCGTCGGTCCCAACGGCGAAAAAGTGCCCTACCATCTCGGCCACTTCTTCATCGCCATCGACACCGACCACTTCCTCGGCCAAGACCTCTGCCGCAAGAAAGCGGGCGACATCATCCGCGCCGTGCGCGCCAGCCGCAAAGCCCCCGGTGCCGAGCGCATCTACACCGCCGGCGAAAAGGAGTGGAACGTGTGGCAAGCCCGCAAGGATTCGGGCGTGCCCATCAACGAGTCCGTCCAAAAGGAAATGTGCGGCGTGCGCGATATGCTCGGCCTCACCCAATACGTCTTCCCCTGGGAAAAATAATCGAAAGGCAAGCGAAAGGTCGCCGACTCTTGCAGTCGGCGACCTTTTTCGTTTCTTTTTTGCGTTTG is drawn from Clostridia bacterium and contains these coding sequences:
- a CDS encoding Ldh family oxidoreductase, with product MAKVILDWKTAYDFVTDAFVGVGVPREDAEICTDVLLESDKRGIESHGCNRFKPIYIDRILAGIQNPVTNFEIVKETETTAVVDGHDGMGQVIGYKAMSLAIAKAKRYGMGMVVVRNSCHYGIAGYYPTMATKAGCIGITGTNARPSVAPTFGVEGMFGTNPLTIGIPTDEDFDFLIDCATSITQNGKVEYYERIGEPVHPGTIIDLEGKPVEGDAGVALKMIRQGKAALTTLGGIGEALGGYKGYGYAMVVEILSAALQDGEYGKALNGVGPNGEKVPYHLGHFFIAIDTDHFLGQDLCRKKAGDIIRAVRASRKAPGAERIYTAGEKEWNVWQARKDSGVPINESVQKEMCGVRDMLGLTQYVFPWEK